A region from the Aphis gossypii isolate Hap1 chromosome 1, ASM2018417v2, whole genome shotgun sequence genome encodes:
- the LOC114123844 gene encoding TELO2-interacting protein 1 homolog codes for MDKLTGTMFEKAHFQKAFGTLKPACDAFITEPNDVNSKLLKNAMAMVPEYALTQLQPYVLIPLEIHLKTNKLNCTVNVLDVLTTLLKKTSISLWPTFMRIYKMLVEKLTHEKNPDIAVNLSEDIKLSIIIALNLLIEKADIVVLNEMYNEVDCKHVGYLIYICTIIIKKEKMNILRVEALKCISMLSSNWNKNIESNIRLKIIQRLIKFVPGVLSVCSIIVNATDIQHHSITVAAINLWSTITSLIICDEYVIEDCNPYLEKSICNDNENDDKQKLNDWIQENRTNFNLVATHMNKTREHQHWRVRLQLVSSCDVLLSKCTSSMKSSVTSLIETLIVLSDDEQPEVEKLANESVDKLHKIFDGQNKKSLLELLEESFYILLSRIPRFIRTSNYIEQKTELSLLSGYIKLFGKAHLSQVLNSYAHLDRLITALIQILELEYKTITLLEESSIRDLNSIQTFTADVSKNVPWKQLIHFNDTSALHKIECICKLIGLYGDSNFIGRYLMDLFESRAMYRREITLLINMVLSENSGEYHYNLVRDVIDLYLESDIWYLPTSIENNSTTNIADAQKNVIQICLMTEGLSKLVSSLPVTQQNLCLIHCLYPILERVGSEHGPISLAGQSAITLLAHSGGYRDPIDLVIKNSDYLSHHFTNKLWSISKHPEVLNALKVVMNLNSGDDLLQSFHTMVTEVLVQSCDVHRTENMHSFMKVFHIFIMCVRKREQKCSPVSDHTEKSKSSSNCVIENILQYHKMKTIDLENDFEDECWENKFSYTPCENNENVTEDDEDDEDNKKPLPPYIEMVLSIMKRVLHYLPSKHNSLPLQILNEGLNVISSYEDQLLPMVHKIWSPLCTKFNSNTDDIVFREAFNVLTTMASTAKDFIRSRSLKQVLPTITERLASSAKQSRKVAKGSVYFTSHKYKMQYTILSGLADFVLNLNFFEKDMHDVSNSVAYYLDKDQPIELQNKSKEFYKKLYEKHSDFVWIYLQSLYVDEYEYKSDNERLPTIKVYSSSLFNKCNISKNVSELLEPLKI; via the exons ATGGATAAGCTTACGGGCACAATGTTTGAAAAGGCGCACTTCCAGAAAGCATTCGGCACATTAAAACCGGCTTGTGACGCTTTCATAACAGAACCCAATGATGTGAACTCTAAACTCTTAAAGAATGCCATGGCAATGGTTCCAGAATATGCTCTAACACAATTACAACCATACGTTCTAATCCCGCtagaaattcatttaaaaaccaaCAA ATTGAATTGTACTGTAAATGTGTTGGATGTACTGACGActttgttgaaaaaaacatCTATTAGTTTATGGCCTACATTTATgcgaatatataaaatgttggtaGAAAAATTGACTCATGAAAAAAATCCAGATATAG cgGTGAATTTGAGTGAAGATATCAAATTATCAATCATTATCGctcttaatttattgattgaaaaagctgatattgttgtattgaatgaaatgtataatgaaGTTGATTGTAAACATGTTggatatttgatatatatttgcacaataattataaaaaaagaaaaaatgaatatcctgag agtGGAAGCCTTAAAATGCATTTCAATGCTATCATCAAATTggaataaaaacattgaatcTAATATTcgtcttaaaattattcaaaggttaattaaatttgtaccaGGTGTTTTATCCGtttgtagtattatagttaacGCTACAGATATCCAGCATCATTCAATAACAGTG gcTGCTATAAATTTGTGGAGCACAATTACTTCTCTCATAATTTGTGATGAATATGTGATTGAAGATTGCAATccatacttagaaaaatcaatttgtaatgataatgaaaacgatgacaaacaaaaattaaatgattggATTCAAGAAAAtcgtacaaattttaatttagtggcCACACATATGAATAAAACAAGAGAGCATCAACACTGGAGAGTTAGACTTCAATTAGTTAGTTCTTGTGATGTATTGTTGAGTAAATGTACAAG ttctATGAAATCTTCAGTCACAAGTTTAATTGAgacattaattgttttgtcTGATGATGAACAGCCAGAAGTTGAAAAACTAGCTAATGAGTCTGTTgataaattacacaaaatatttgatggacaaaataagaaatctcttttagaattattagagGAAAGtttctacattttattatctagAATTCCGCGGTTTATTAGAACATCAA attatattgaacaaaaaactgaattatctttattgtctgggtatataaaactttttgggAAAGCTCATTTATCACAAGTACTTAATTCATATGCTCATCTAGATCGTTTAATAACAGCtctaattcaaatattagaactagaatataaaacaatcaCATTATTGGAAGAGTCATCAATTagag atttaaatagtatacaaacatttactGCTGATGTGTCCAAAAATGTACCTTGGAAAcaactaatacattttaacgatACTTCAGCATTACATAAGATAGAAtgcatttgtaaattaattgggTTATATGgagatagtaattttattggtCGATATTTAATGGATTTATTTGAATCGAGAGCAATGTATCGAAGAGAGATaacacttttaataaatatggtttTGTCAGAAA ACAGTGGAGAGTATCATTACAATTTAGTGAGGGATGTAATAGATCTGTACTTAGAATCTGATATTTGGTATTTACCTActagtattgaaaataattccaCAACAAATATAGCTGAtgcacaaaaaaatgtaatacaaatttgtCTCATGACTGAAGGATTATCCAAATTAGTTTCATCTCTACCTGTGACTCAACAAAATTTGTGCCTAATTCACTGTTTATATCCAATACTAGAACGTGTTGGTTCTGAACATGGCCCTATTTCATTAGCTg GTCAATCAGCAATAACATTACTTGCTCACTCTGGTGGATATAGAGATCCAATTGatctagttataaaaaattctgaTTATTTATCTCATCATTTTACTAACAAATTATGGTCAATCAGTAAACATCCAGAAGTACTAAATGCCTTAAAAGTGGTGATGAATTTAAACAGTGGCGATGATTTACTTCAATCTTTTCATACAATGGTTACTGAA GTTCTTGTTCAGAGTTGTGATGTTCATCGTACAGAAAATATGCATTCTTTCATGaaagtatttcatatatttataatgtgtgtaAGAAAACGGGAACAAAAATGTTCACCAGTATCTGATCAtacagaaaaatcaaaatcttcTAGTAATTgtgtaattgaaaatattttgcaatatCACAAAATGAAGACCATTGACTtagaaaatgattttgaaGATGAATGTTGGGAAAACAAATTTAGTTACACACCGtg tgaaaataatgaaaacgtTACTGAAGATGATGAAGATGACGAAGACAACAAAAAACCATTACCACCATACATAGAAATGGTCCTCTCTATAATGAAAcgtgtattacattatttaccaTCAAAACATAATTCTCTTCctttacaa ATCCTTAATGAaggtttaaatgtaatatcaaGCTACGAGGACCAGTTATTGCCGatggtacataaaatatggtcACCACTgtgtactaaatttaatagCAATACTGATGATATAGTATTTCGTGAAGCATTCAATGTATTAACCACAATGGCGTCCACAGCCAAAGATTTTATTCGTTCTCGTTCACTTAA acaagTTTTACCAACCATAACAGAACGCTTAGCATCTAGTGCAAAGCAAAGTAGAAAAGTTGCAAAAGGAAGTGTTTACTTTACaagtcataaatataaaatgcaatatacCATATTGAGTGGTTTAGCAGATTTtgtcttaaatttgaatttttttgagaaagaCATGCATGATGTGTCCAATTctgttgcatattatttagataaagaCCAGCCAATCGAATTACAG AATAAGTCTAaagaattctataaaaaactgTATGAAAAACATTCTGATTTTGTATGGatatatttacaatcattGTATGTTGacgaatatgaatataaatctgACAATGAACGACTTCCCACAATTAAG gtTTATAGTTCATCGTTATTTAACAAAtgtaacatttcaaaaaatgtatcagaACTACTTgaacctttaaaaatataa
- the LOC114123920 gene encoding golgin-45 — translation MDSSNNSSTAQVQSKDLIVKQNKKNEIVKINQILNGNKVLSNDRQFNPNKTMHEMTPGPKKYQNIKKSPDKEPKFVPYEPYKAAVRSIVPELGQPSVAVFKRRLSTASNCSKASNVTEDRVEDKDVISMLTQEKQNLEEEIDKLNKQIANMDLQMGSQAQVNNELKNMLVASIGEDIEAKIQMLTEDKVLLAHKLLNFTGALAGRQDQLETVAGERDVLRSKFLAGSLIVEDLSKWKTFLCNRVDKLEATLQTILDENRKNRHLLKSAHENLKVLQNYYKLEVSTKQKLLDSTTIAEDINRISLLLRKHLLTTQIQELQVHSAIHQTQAESQAQQILAQKMPREKMNNVDATCNAIMEASQAIESNIQLCCGHCTGTVKLI, via the exons ATGGACAGTTCAAATAATTCTTCAACTGCACAAGTACAATCTAAAGATTTGATTGTGAAACAGAACAAAAAGAatgaaatagttaaaataaatcagatATTAAATGGCAATAAAGTATTATCTAATGACAGACAATTTAATCCTAATAAAACTATGCATGAAATGACACCCGGtccaaaaaaatatcagaatattaaaaagtcaCCCGATAAAGAACCAAAATTTGTTCCCTATGAGCCATACAAGGCAGCAGTGCGTTCAATTGTGCCAGAGTTGGGTCAACCATCAGTAGCTGTATTTAAAAGAAGACTGTCGACTGCGTCTAATTGTAGTAAAGCATCAAATGTAACTGAAGATCGAGTTGAAGATAAAGATGTGATATCTATGCTGACTCAAGAAAAACAG aaCCTAGAAGAAGAGAttgataaacttaataaacagATAGCTAATATGGATCTCCAAATGGGCTCACAGGCACAAGTTAATAAcgaacttaaaaatatgcttGTTGCGTCTATTGGTGAAGATATAGAAGCCAAAATACAAATGTTGACCGAGGATAAAGTATTATTGGCGCACAAATTGCTCAATTTTACTGGAGCATTAGCTGGTCGACAAGATCAATTAGAAACAGTAGCTGGAGAACGAGATGTGTTACGTAGTAAATTTTTAGCTGGCag tttaatagtgGAAGATTTATCCAAGTGGAAGACATTCCTGTGTAACCGAGTGGATAAATTAGAAGCTACATTACAAACAATTCTGgatgaaaatcgaaaaaatagaCATCTACTGAAGTCGGCTCATGA gaatttgaaagtattacaaaattattataaacttgaagtatcaactaaacaaaaattactagACAGTACAACAATAGCTGAAGATATAAACAGAATATCGTTGTTACttagaaaacatttattaaccaCACAAATTCAAGAACTCCAAGTACATTCTGCTATCCACCAAACACAAGCTGAATCCCAAGCTCAacaa atattggcACAAAAAATGCCCagagaaaaaatgaataatgttgATGCAACATGTAATGCCATAATGGAAGCATCACAAGCAATAGAatctaatattcaattatgttGTGGTCATTGTACTGGAActgttaaacttatttaa
- the LOC126555195 gene encoding uncharacterized protein LOC126555195 yields MAKVLQQCKLIVWDECTMAHKKSLEALDRTLKDLRSNNNRFGGAMILLAGDFRQTLPVIPRSTPADELNACLKSSSLWKHVKVLHLSKNMRVELQNDQSGNIFSKQLIDIGNGKFPIDMLTGCINFPLSFCQLTRSKDELIQKVFPDVSQNYRNHDWLSERAILAAKNIDVNELNFKIQEQITGELMIYKSVDSATNQDDVVNYPPEFLNSLDLPGLPPHNLQLKVGSVVIMLRNINQPRLCNGTRLAIKKLLNNVIEATILKGKYKGEDSHTAHPNYSD; encoded by the coding sequence ATGGCAAAGGTTTTGCAGCAATGTAAATTGATTGTTTGGGATGAATGCACGATGGCACATAAAAAATCTTTGGAGGCTTTGGACAGAACCTTAAAAGATCTACGGAGCAATAATAACCGATTTGGTGGtgcaatgattttattagcaGGAGATTTTCGTCAAACATTGCCGGTGATTCCACGATCAACGCCAGCTGATGAACTCAATGCATGTCTAAAGTCCTCCAGTTTGTGGAAACATGTCAAAGTACTTCATTTAAGCAAGAATATGCGTGTGGAGTTGCAAAATGACCAATCTGGAAACATATTCTCTAAACAACTCATTGACATTGGTAATGGCAAATTTCCTATAGACATGTTGACTGGCTGCATTAACTTTCCTCTAAGTTTTTGTCAGTTAACTCGATCAAAAGATGAACTTATTCAGAAGGTGTTTCCAGATGTTTCTCAAAATTACAGAAACCATGATTGGTTGAGCGAACGAGCTATACTGGCTGCAAAAAACATAgatgtaaatgaattaaatttcaaaattcaagaaCAAATTACAGGCGAATTGATGATATATAAATCAGTTGATTCGGCTACTAATCAAGATGATGTAGTCAACTATCCACCGGAATTTTTAAACTCGCTGGATTTGCCAGGATTGCCACCTCACAATCTTCAATTAAAGGTTGGATCGGTGGTTATAATGTTGCGAAATATCAACCAACCGCGTCTTTGCAACGGTACACGGttagcgataaaaaaattactaaacaatGTGATAGAAGCAACTATACTCAAAGGAAAGTATAAAGGAGAAGATTCTCATACCGCGCATCCCAATTATTCCGACTGA